Below is a window of Cytobacillus firmus DNA.
AATTATCAAAAGTAGTGTAATTCAATAGTTCAAAATAATGCAGAAAAAAATTTTAATAGAGAGGGTTGATCAGTTTGGCATATATCGTATTTCAAAATTCAAAAAAAGAAATCAGGAATCAGGAAGAAGTTGCTTCTTTTCTGGAAAAACAGGAGGTTATTTATGAGCAATGGTCAATAGATAAATTGCCTGAAAGCCTCCGGGAGAGATATTTGCTTTCCAATGATGAAAAACAAGAAATCCTGGATACGTTTGCTGCAGAAATTAAGGATATTTCAGAAAGAAGAGGATACAGGGCACAGGATGTCATTTCCCTTTCAGACAATACGCCGAATTTGGAACAGCTTCTTCAAAATTTCCAGCGGGAACACCATCATACAGACGATGAGGTGAGATTTATAGTCAGCGGCAACGGGGTTTTTATTATACAAGGAAAAGATGGGGAATTTTTTGAGGTTTTCCTGAATCCCGGCGATTTAATATCCGTTCCTGAAAACATTCGTCATTATTTTACTCTGCAGGATGACAGAAAGGTAGTAGCCATCCGAATCTTTGTATCTGCAGAAGGATGGGTGCCAATTTATGAAGAAAAGGAAGTTCATCAATAATCTGTTGACCCATTGCTCCGGCATTGGGTTTTTTATTTTTCCGCTATAATAAATGGATTTTTTTTACATCAGGTTTTTTATCAAATACTGTTGGTTTAAGTAGTTTTAATTAGCAGAAGGTGTCGAAAGCCAATAGGGCTGATATGAGATTATTGTCGATTAAAATTAATTGGGAAAAAGATTGTCTAATATTGCGAATCTATTTACATTTATAGAAATTCTTGTAATAATGCTTCAAGTAGACACATTTATATCGGATAAAAGGGATAGGATTAGGAGGAAGAAAGTTGCGCAATAAAAGAATACAGCTGCTGACTGAAATCCAGCAAAAAAGGGAAAAAATGATAGAAACGGCTAGAAAAAACGGAATGGCTAGCCAGGAAACGGTTCGCTGCAGCCAGGAACTCGATCAATTGATTTTTGAATATCAATGCTTTATTAAACGGGAGAAGGAACAAAAGAAAAGTATGAGAGTTTCATTTAGGGAAATGATTCTATCATGGAAGAAAGCAGTTGTATAATTAAAATAACTGAGTATATTTATTGAGCATATATAAAAAGGAAGTCAAAAAGGATCCGTGAAGGGTTCTTTTTTTTTCAGTCTGCTGCAATTCTAGTAATAAACATATTAATTCATTAAAGAAGTACTATGCCTCTTTAGAGAATCATATATCGTAATACAAAGCTTTTTTAATTTCTTAAATGCTCAATACTCATACAAGCTTTAAGTTAAGAGGAGGGAAAGTAAAAAATGCACATAGTTGTGTGTGTCAAGCAAGTGCCTGATACAAAAATCATTAAAATCAATCCCAAAACCAATACCCTTGACCGGCGCAGTGCTCCTGCCATTTTGAACCCTTATGATGCTCATGCAGTGCAGGAGGCTGTGAAAATTATAAAGGCCCTGGGAAAAGGCACCATATCAGTCTTATCCATGGGACCTCCTCAGGCCGTGGCAGTTATTAAGAAAAGTATCGAAATTGGGGCGGACCGCGGATTTTTAATTTCTGACCGTGCATTTGCCGGTGCCGACACACTGGCAACAAGCTATGCTCTGTCTAAAGCTTTAGAACGTATTTCAAAAGATATGCCTGTGGATTTAATTCTATGCGGAAAGCATGCCATTGATGGAGATACCGGCCAGGTTGGACCAGGTATAGCAAGGCGGCTCGATATTCCGCCTGTCACCAATGTGATCGAAGTAGCTGAAGTTAATGAAAGTGAAAAAACGATTCTGATCAAAAGGAAAATCACGAACGGATATGAATTAATTCAAGCTCAAATCCCTTGCCTGCTGACCGTTGAAAAAGAGATTAATAGCATAGAATATTCCCCTATGCCTAATATGATAAAAGCTGCCAGATATGAGCCGGTTATCTGGTCTGTTAATGACCTTGAAGGTGTAGATCGGACACAGCTGGGGTTGAAGGGATCTCCTACGATAGTGGGTAAAATGTTTACCCCTCCAAAGCCGGAAGGCGGAAAAAGGCTGGAAGGGAATGCAGACGAACAGATTCAGCAGCTGATGGAGCTTCTTAATGATAAAAGTGAGCTTTTGCAGCCAAACAGTAATAAATAGGGGGGGATTTACATGATGGATGAGTACCGGGGAGTATGGGTATTCATAGAACAAAATGATGGGAAAATTGAGGGGGTTTCCCTTGAATTGCTCGGGGCCGGCAGAAAGCTGGCAGATAAACTTGATGTTCCCCTTTCCGGTGTGCTGCTTGGGTATGAAATTAAGTCTTTAAGCCGGGAGGTCATCGCCTATGGTGCTGATCAGGTTTTTGTAATTGACCACGAAGTAATGAAGGATTACCGGACAGAATCTTATATGAAGGCAGTTATCCATCTTGCCGAAAAATATAAACCTGAAATTTTCCTCTATGGGGCTACCTCCAATGGTAAAGACTTAGCCAGCGCGGTTGCCACAGATCTCAGTACTGGATTGACAGCGGATACAACCATGCTGGATGTTGAAGTGGAAAAAAGGCTGCTTGAAGCAAGCCGCCCGGCTTTTGGCGGAAATATAATGGCAACCATCCTATGCAAAAAACACCGGCCGCAGATGGCTACTGTCCGCCCTAAAGTTATGAAGGCAATGGAGGCGAATCCTGATAGGCATGGTGAGGTTATAGAGGAACCGATTACCCTTAGAGAAGATGACATGCGCACAAAGGTGATTAAAATTGTGAAAGATGTCACAAAAAAAGTGAACTTAGCTGAAGCCCATGTTGTCGTTGCAGGCGGAAAAGGGATGGGTGATCTTCAAAACTTCCAGCTGATCCATGAGCTGGCTGACACTATTGGAGCGACCGTAGGGGGTACAAGGGATGTAGTGGAGGCAGGGTGGCTTCCGCATGAACAGCAGGTTGGACAGACAGGAGAAACCATTACACCAAAGATCTATTTTGCTATTGGGATTTCAGGGGCAATTCAGCATGTTGTAGGCATGAAAAATTCAGAGTTTATCATTGCGATTAACAAGGATCCGCAAGCCCCTATATTCGATGTAGCAACCTACGGTATCGTAGGTGATGCACTTGAAATTGTTCCGAAGCTGATTAAAGAGTTCAAGGAAGCAAGAGAAAGAGGGGGTGAGATGAGCTATGTCTGAAAAGTTTGATGTCATTGTGGTCGGTGCAGGGCCTGCAGGAACTTCCTGTGCTTACACCTGTGCTAAAAACGGCCTAAAAGTCCTGCAAATTGAAAGAGGAGAATATCCGGGCAGCAAAAATGTAATGGGCGGTGTGTTATACCGCAAACAAATGGAGGAAATTATTCCGGAGTTTTGGAAAGAGGCACCACTCGAACGGCCAGTCATAGAACAGCGATTCTGGATGATGGATAAAGAATCCGCAGTAAGTTTTGGCTATAAAGGTCTTGAGTGGGGGAAGGAGCCATATAATAATTTCACAGTGCTCCGCGCCCCTTTTGACCAATGGTTTGCAAAGAAAGGGGTTGAGCAGGGCGTTCTATTAATAAATGAGACGGTCGTGCTTGAGTGTCTGACTGAGAATGGAAAAGTGGTTGGGGTAAGAACAGACCGTCCGGATGGAGATATATATGCAGATGTAGTGGTTTTGGCAGATGGTGTGAATTCACTGCTGGCAAAGCAGCTTGGCTACCATAAAGAATTCCGTCCTGATGAAGTGGCGCTGACAGTAATGGAAGTCATTAATCTTTCTAAAGACAAAATTAATGACCGCTTCAACCTGGAAGACAACCAGGGATGTACGATTGAAATTTTCGGGGACTCCACGAAAGGAAACCTAGGTACAGCTTTCATTTACACCAATAAAGATAGTATCAATATTGGTGTAGGAACAACGCTCTCAAGCATGATCAAGGCAAAGCTTAAACCATATGACCTGCTGGATTATTTAAAAACACACCCTATGGTAAGACCTTTAATAGAAGGGGGAGAGTCCGCTGAATATCTGGCTCATTTAATTCCTGAAGGCGGGTACCATTCGGTGCCGAAAGTGGCCGGTAATGGTGTTCTCCTTGCAGGTGATGCGGCACAACTTGTTAATGCCATTCACCGAGAGGGCTCCAATATGGCTATGGCTTCCGGAACGATGGCTGCAGAGACCATCATTGCAGCTAAGGAACGGGGTGATTTTAGCGAAACCAGCTTGAATCAGTACAGGGAAAAACTGTATCAAAGCTTTATAATTAAGGACCTGGAAAAATATAAAGATGCAGCTCACACGTTTGAACACTACCCGCAGTATTTTAAGGAATATGTACCAATGCT
It encodes the following:
- a CDS encoding 1,2-dihydroxy-3-keto-5-methylthiopentene dioxygenase, producing the protein MAYIVFQNSKKEIRNQEEVASFLEKQEVIYEQWSIDKLPESLRERYLLSNDEKQEILDTFAAEIKDISERRGYRAQDVISLSDNTPNLEQLLQNFQREHHHTDDEVRFIVSGNGVFIIQGKDGEFFEVFLNPGDLISVPENIRHYFTLQDDRKVVAIRIFVSAEGWVPIYEEKEVHQ
- a CDS encoding aspartyl-phosphate phosphatase Spo0E family protein, with the protein product MRNKRIQLLTEIQQKREKMIETARKNGMASQETVRCSQELDQLIFEYQCFIKREKEQKKSMRVSFREMILSWKKAVV
- a CDS encoding electron transfer flavoprotein subunit beta/FixA family protein → MHIVVCVKQVPDTKIIKINPKTNTLDRRSAPAILNPYDAHAVQEAVKIIKALGKGTISVLSMGPPQAVAVIKKSIEIGADRGFLISDRAFAGADTLATSYALSKALERISKDMPVDLILCGKHAIDGDTGQVGPGIARRLDIPPVTNVIEVAEVNESEKTILIKRKITNGYELIQAQIPCLLTVEKEINSIEYSPMPNMIKAARYEPVIWSVNDLEGVDRTQLGLKGSPTIVGKMFTPPKPEGGKRLEGNADEQIQQLMELLNDKSELLQPNSNK
- a CDS encoding electron transfer flavoprotein subunit alpha/FixB family protein; amino-acid sequence: MMDEYRGVWVFIEQNDGKIEGVSLELLGAGRKLADKLDVPLSGVLLGYEIKSLSREVIAYGADQVFVIDHEVMKDYRTESYMKAVIHLAEKYKPEIFLYGATSNGKDLASAVATDLSTGLTADTTMLDVEVEKRLLEASRPAFGGNIMATILCKKHRPQMATVRPKVMKAMEANPDRHGEVIEEPITLREDDMRTKVIKIVKDVTKKVNLAEAHVVVAGGKGMGDLQNFQLIHELADTIGATVGGTRDVVEAGWLPHEQQVGQTGETITPKIYFAIGISGAIQHVVGMKNSEFIIAINKDPQAPIFDVATYGIVGDALEIVPKLIKEFKEARERGGEMSYV
- a CDS encoding FAD-dependent oxidoreductase yields the protein MSEKFDVIVVGAGPAGTSCAYTCAKNGLKVLQIERGEYPGSKNVMGGVLYRKQMEEIIPEFWKEAPLERPVIEQRFWMMDKESAVSFGYKGLEWGKEPYNNFTVLRAPFDQWFAKKGVEQGVLLINETVVLECLTENGKVVGVRTDRPDGDIYADVVVLADGVNSLLAKQLGYHKEFRPDEVALTVMEVINLSKDKINDRFNLEDNQGCTIEIFGDSTKGNLGTAFIYTNKDSINIGVGTTLSSMIKAKLKPYDLLDYLKTHPMVRPLIEGGESAEYLAHLIPEGGYHSVPKVAGNGVLLAGDAAQLVNAIHREGSNMAMASGTMAAETIIAAKERGDFSETSLNQYREKLYQSFIIKDLEKYKDAAHTFEHYPQYFKEYVPMLNRAANKFFTVDGTPKKEKQKEIMKSFTSERGTIRVLQDMYRAWKAVK